The uncultured Pseudodesulfovibrio sp. genome includes a region encoding these proteins:
- the modA gene encoding molybdate ABC transporter substrate-binding protein yields the protein MKRICSLILAFCLLIPSGAFAADLFIAQAANFTPVMKEIIPAFEKATGLKAQATYASTGKLYGQIVNDAPFDIFLAADEKRPNKLFADGLAEKPFVYAKGQVVLWSNDKNFCGDDWKATVVNDAVKRVSIANTETAPYGTSSMKAMQAVGIWEKVQPKLVFGQSISQAFQFASTGSADAGFCAYSSVFTEVGKKGCFTVVDEAPPVIQAACVLKSAPHADAAAKFVKFLASPEVQAMKLKYGYK from the coding sequence ATGAAACGCATTTGCTCACTGATACTCGCCTTTTGCCTGCTCATCCCATCCGGGGCGTTCGCCGCGGACCTGTTCATCGCGCAGGCGGCCAACTTCACCCCGGTCATGAAGGAGATCATCCCCGCCTTTGAAAAGGCCACCGGGTTGAAAGCCCAGGCTACCTACGCCTCCACGGGCAAGTTGTACGGTCAGATCGTCAACGACGCACCGTTCGACATCTTCCTGGCCGCCGACGAGAAGCGCCCGAACAAGCTCTTTGCAGACGGCCTGGCCGAGAAGCCGTTCGTCTATGCCAAGGGCCAGGTGGTCCTGTGGTCCAACGACAAGAATTTCTGCGGCGACGACTGGAAGGCCACCGTGGTCAACGACGCCGTCAAGCGCGTGTCCATCGCCAACACCGAGACCGCGCCCTACGGTACCTCGTCCATGAAGGCCATGCAGGCCGTGGGCATCTGGGAAAAGGTCCAGCCCAAGCTGGTCTTCGGCCAGTCCATCTCCCAGGCCTTCCAGTTTGCGTCCACCGGTTCGGCTGACGCGGGCTTCTGCGCCTATTCCTCCGTATTCACCGAGGTGGGCAAAAAGGGCTGCTTCACCGTTGTCGACGAAGCGCCGCCGGTCATCCAGGCCGCCTGTGTGCTCAAGTCCGCGCCCCATGCCGATGCGGCCGCCAAGTTCGTGAAATTCCTGGCCTCCCCCGAGGTTCAGGCGATGAAGCTCAAGTACGGATACAAATAG
- the modB gene encoding molybdate ABC transporter permease subunit gives MDWTPLILSAKLAIWTMLLIPILASPMASLLAFGRFKGKSLLDAVVTLPMVMPPTVLGFALLVVMGPRGYLGGAWEDVTGNRLVFSFSGILIASLIFNLPFAVQPLRASLEKLDPRLLESAAVLGLSPLSTFFRIVLPNCLGGLAAASILVFAHSLGEFGVILMVGGSIPGQTQVASVAIFEAVEALRFDDAFRMSAALIPVCFAVLLIINKINARRA, from the coding sequence ATGGATTGGACACCACTGATCCTCTCGGCCAAACTGGCCATTTGGACCATGTTGCTCATCCCTATCTTGGCCTCCCCGATGGCCAGCTTGCTGGCCTTCGGGAGGTTCAAGGGGAAGAGCCTCCTTGATGCCGTGGTCACACTGCCCATGGTCATGCCGCCCACGGTCCTCGGTTTTGCCCTGCTCGTGGTCATGGGACCGCGCGGCTACCTGGGCGGGGCGTGGGAGGATGTAACCGGTAATCGGCTGGTCTTCAGTTTTTCCGGCATCCTGATTGCCTCGCTGATCTTCAATCTGCCGTTCGCGGTCCAGCCCTTGCGCGCATCACTGGAAAAACTGGATCCGAGGCTGCTGGAAAGTGCGGCGGTGCTGGGGTTGTCCCCCTTGTCCACCTTCTTCCGAATAGTCCTGCCCAACTGCCTTGGGGGCCTGGCTGCCGCATCCATTCTGGTCTTTGCCCACAGTCTCGGCGAGTTCGGCGTCATCCTCATGGTCGGGGGCAGCATCCCCGGGCAGACCCAGGTGGCCTCGGTGGCCATCTTCGAGGCGGTCGAGGCCCTGCGCTTTGACGACGCCTTCCGCATGTCGGCGGCATTGATCCCCGTCTGCTTCGCGGTGCTTCTGATAATCAACAAGATCAATGCGAGGCGTGCATAA
- a CDS encoding ATP-binding cassette domain-containing protein, with amino-acid sequence MLNVEMTKRLKHFDLDISFSCAPGELTAVIGPSGAGKTTLVRLLAGLERPDGGRITFGDTVWADAGSRVFLPARKRGLGLVFQDYTLFPHLSIRKNVAFAASSEERVDELMTMFGIRHLESSKPSGISGGERQRAAFCQALARDPVLLLLDEPFSALDVANRRNLRSCLKELKSELNIPILHVTHDLDEALFLGDTILAVESGKIAPNWLKEQQAIQHRLAVSGLARSDGGAAACANGPRPVEHALLGCG; translated from the coding sequence ATGCTCAACGTCGAAATGACAAAACGGCTGAAACACTTCGACCTCGATATCTCCTTTTCCTGCGCTCCCGGCGAACTCACGGCGGTGATCGGACCCTCGGGCGCGGGCAAGACTACCCTGGTCCGGCTGCTCGCCGGGCTGGAGCGGCCAGACGGGGGAAGAATCACCTTTGGGGATACGGTCTGGGCCGATGCCGGCTCACGTGTCTTTCTGCCCGCGCGTAAACGCGGCCTGGGGCTGGTCTTTCAGGACTACACCCTGTTCCCGCATCTGAGCATCCGCAAGAACGTGGCCTTTGCCGCGTCCAGCGAGGAGCGGGTGGACGAGTTGATGACCATGTTCGGTATCCGCCACCTTGAATCGAGCAAGCCGTCGGGCATCTCCGGCGGCGAGCGCCAGCGCGCGGCCTTTTGTCAGGCCCTTGCCCGGGATCCCGTGCTGCTTCTTCTGGACGAGCCGTTTTCTGCCCTGGACGTGGCCAATCGGCGCAATCTGCGCAGCTGCCTCAAGGAATTGAAGAGCGAGTTGAACATCCCCATCCTGCACGTGACCCACGATCTGGACGAGGCCCTGTTCCTGGGGGACACCATCCTGGCCGTGGAGAGCGGCAAGATCGCTCCCAACTGGCTCAAGGAGCAGCAAGCCATACAACACCGTCTGGCCGTGTCCGGTTTGGCCCGGAGCGACGGTGGGGCCGCAGCCTGCGCCAATGGACCGAGACCCGTGGAGCACGCGCTCCTCGGTTGCGGGTAA
- a CDS encoding metallophosphoesterase: MTAYVFLRLDGVPVMGAFSRRPRLRMAMAAWLVIVVGRYSGLANFGPWTQVAETSALSLLIFLFFCALLLAVVDLITGFGVLLPRVSARLRGLAVMGALVLFGIALVQGHRAPVVTEYEVALPGLPGNLDGIVAVVASDLHVGTQVGPDWLQARVDQILALQPDIILLPGDIVEGHSRYLDELEPILRRLEAPLGVYAVPGNHENYGSPIKALGTLARSGITVLVDKWVTPAPGLVVAGVEDLDSIPEERRHLDPVALALENRPAGATILLSHTPRRYDQAADLGTQLMLCGHTHGGQIWPFNYVERLIYPLVEGRFAIGPMTLIVSRGAGSWGVRMRLWKPGEILRITLRAN, from the coding sequence ATGACCGCCTACGTATTTCTGCGCCTTGACGGTGTCCCGGTCATGGGAGCCTTTTCGCGTCGTCCCCGCTTGCGAATGGCCATGGCCGCCTGGCTGGTGATCGTGGTCGGCCGCTATTCGGGCCTCGCCAACTTCGGCCCGTGGACCCAGGTCGCGGAGACCTCCGCACTGTCTCTGCTCATCTTCCTTTTCTTTTGCGCCCTGCTGCTGGCCGTTGTGGATCTGATCACCGGGTTCGGGGTGCTGCTGCCCCGCGTATCGGCAAGACTGCGCGGCCTCGCCGTGATGGGCGCACTTGTGCTGTTCGGCATCGCCCTCGTCCAGGGGCATCGCGCACCGGTCGTAACCGAGTATGAGGTAGCCCTGCCCGGCCTGCCCGGAAATCTCGACGGAATCGTGGCAGTGGTCGCCTCTGATCTCCACGTGGGCACGCAGGTCGGCCCGGACTGGCTCCAGGCCCGTGTGGATCAGATCCTGGCCCTTCAGCCGGACATCATCCTGCTTCCGGGCGACATCGTGGAAGGACACTCCCGCTACCTGGACGAGCTTGAGCCTATCCTGCGCCGCCTGGAGGCACCCCTTGGGGTGTACGCCGTGCCGGGCAACCATGAAAATTACGGCTCGCCGATCAAGGCATTGGGCACGCTTGCAAGATCCGGAATCACGGTATTGGTGGACAAGTGGGTTACGCCCGCGCCCGGTCTGGTGGTGGCAGGCGTTGAGGACCTGGACTCCATTCCCGAAGAGAGACGGCATCTCGACCCGGTTGCCCTGGCCCTTGAAAACCGCCCTGCCGGGGCCACCATCCTGCTCTCCCACACTCCCCGCCGCTACGATCAGGCCGCGGACCTCGGAACCCAACTGATGCTCTGCGGGCATACGCACGGCGGCCAAATCTGGCCCTTCAACTATGTGGAGCGGTTGATCTATCCGCTGGTGGAAGGCCGGTTCGCCATCGGCCCGATGACGCTCATCGTCAGCCGTGGCGCCGGTTCGTGGGGGGTGCGCATGCGGCTCTGGAAGCCGGGGGAAATCCTCAGAATCACCTTGCGCGCGAATTGA
- a CDS encoding TOBE domain-containing protein — MKLSARNLIPGKVKEVTIGMVNAEVVIEIAPAVEVVSVITKNSVERMDIKVGDEVEAMVKATSVMIAKD, encoded by the coding sequence ATGAAACTGAGCGCAAGAAATCTCATTCCCGGCAAGGTCAAGGAAGTAACCATCGGCATGGTCAACGCCGAGGTGGTCATCGAGATCGCCCCGGCCGTGGAGGTCGTTTCCGTGATCACCAAGAACTCGGTGGAGCGGATGGACATCAAGGTCGGTGATGAGGTCGAGGCCATGGTCAAGGCGACCAGCGTTATGATCGCCAAGGATTAA
- the rfbG gene encoding CDP-glucose 4,6-dehydratase: protein MIPFSDYYSGRRVFLTGHTGFKGAWLALWLHSLGAEVTGYSLVPPSEPNLFEAADVADRIRHVNGDILNAEALERAMAESRPEVVFHLAAQALIPDSLEHPLETLKINVMGSANVLEAVRRTDSVRAVVCASTDKIYDNLAQPWGYREIDPLGGHDPYSATKGAMELVCASWNRSFFLPEGRVGSATVRAGNYIGGGDFGAYRLVPDYVRAVRDGRILEIGRPNLVRQWQHVLEPLSGYLWLAVKLAEDPARFGGPWNFAPADNTCSDETLVETIRSVSRMGGWKVVPGDGRDGSEEGVLKLCSDKAAVELQWKAVLDLKRTVDMTMRGYDPFLGREFDAGEVCLGQIDEYTALAARRGMAWAL, encoded by the coding sequence ATGATTCCGTTTTCCGATTACTACAGCGGCCGTAGGGTGTTCCTGACCGGCCATACAGGTTTCAAGGGCGCTTGGCTCGCCCTTTGGCTTCACTCTCTTGGCGCCGAGGTCACCGGGTACTCCCTGGTTCCGCCGTCAGAACCCAATCTGTTCGAGGCCGCGGACGTGGCGGATCGTATCCGTCATGTGAACGGGGATATCCTCAATGCCGAGGCCCTGGAGCGCGCCATGGCCGAGAGCCGTCCCGAGGTGGTCTTCCACCTGGCGGCACAGGCCCTCATTCCCGATTCCCTGGAACATCCTCTGGAGACCCTGAAGATCAATGTAATGGGATCGGCCAACGTCCTCGAGGCGGTGCGGCGTACCGACTCCGTGCGGGCCGTGGTCTGCGCATCCACGGACAAGATCTACGACAATCTCGCCCAACCTTGGGGGTACCGCGAGATCGATCCGTTGGGTGGTCATGATCCATACAGCGCCACCAAGGGGGCCATGGAACTCGTTTGCGCCTCCTGGAACAGATCGTTTTTTCTCCCCGAAGGGCGCGTCGGCTCAGCCACTGTCCGTGCCGGAAACTATATTGGCGGCGGCGACTTCGGCGCGTACCGGCTGGTTCCGGATTACGTCCGTGCCGTGCGCGACGGCAGGATTCTGGAGATTGGCAGACCCAATCTCGTGCGCCAGTGGCAGCACGTGCTCGAGCCTCTGAGCGGTTACCTCTGGTTGGCCGTCAAGTTGGCCGAGGACCCGGCCCGTTTCGGCGGTCCCTGGAACTTTGCGCCTGCTGACAACACCTGCTCTGATGAAACGCTGGTGGAAACCATTCGAAGCGTGAGCAGAATGGGCGGCTGGAAGGTCGTACCCGGCGACGGGCGGGATGGTTCCGAAGAGGGCGTGCTCAAGCTGTGCAGCGACAAGGCCGCCGTGGAGCTGCAGTGGAAGGCCGTCCTTGACCTGAAAAGGACCGTGGACATGACCATGCGCGGCTATGATCCGTTCCTCGGCAGAGAGTTCGACGCCGGCGAGGTCTGCCTGGGACAGATCGACGAGTACACGGCCCTGGCCGCCCGCAGGGGAATGGCCTGGGCACTGTAA
- a CDS encoding AEC family transporter, producing the protein MDNFLLLGICFALGVGLRIAGIIDEHGPAALNAVIIHMSLPALALLYAHDLPLGPELIPPAAMAWIVFGVGYVLFTFLGRRMGWDRKTVVCLALTGGLGNTSFVGLPMIEAFYGPQYLGVGMLCDTAGSFMVLAGPGIVLAAGASGRDVSGRELARKVLFFPPLIAIVLGFALHAVPYPQWLTGMLTRLGSTLSPLALLSVGLTLRFKSIAGVGKELAVGLGYKLAVAPVLILVLYVWVLGQTDMATKVTIFEAGMGPMISGGIIAMTYGARPNLAAAMLGIGVPLSIMTRPLWYWLLTFI; encoded by the coding sequence ATGGACAATTTTCTGCTGCTGGGCATCTGCTTTGCGCTGGGCGTAGGGCTGCGGATCGCGGGGATCATAGACGAGCATGGGCCAGCCGCGCTCAACGCGGTCATCATCCACATGTCTCTGCCTGCCTTGGCCCTGCTGTATGCCCATGACCTGCCTCTTGGGCCGGAGCTGATTCCGCCTGCGGCCATGGCCTGGATCGTCTTCGGTGTGGGGTATGTCCTGTTCACCTTTCTCGGCCGTCGCATGGGCTGGGACCGCAAGACCGTCGTCTGCCTGGCCCTGACCGGGGGCTTGGGCAACACCTCCTTCGTGGGGCTGCCCATGATCGAGGCCTTTTACGGCCCCCAGTATCTCGGCGTGGGCATGCTCTGCGACACGGCAGGCTCCTTCATGGTTCTTGCCGGCCCCGGCATCGTCCTGGCAGCCGGAGCCTCGGGCCGGGATGTGAGCGGGCGTGAACTGGCCCGCAAAGTCCTGTTCTTTCCGCCGCTTATCGCCATCGTCCTCGGGTTCGCCCTGCATGCGGTTCCCTATCCTCAATGGCTCACCGGGATGCTTACGCGCCTTGGCTCCACCTTGAGCCCCCTGGCGCTGTTGTCCGTGGGCCTGACCCTGCGCTTCAAATCCATCGCGGGTGTGGGGAAGGAGTTGGCCGTTGGCCTGGGCTACAAGTTGGCCGTGGCTCCCGTGCTCATACTGGTTCTGTATGTCTGGGTGTTGGGGCAGACGGACATGGCCACCAAGGTGACGATCTTCGAGGCGGGCATGGGGCCGATGATCTCCGGCGGGATTATCGCCATGACCTACGGCGCCCGTCCCAATTTGGCCGCGGCCATGCTCGGCATAGGCGTGCCACTCTCCATCATGACCCGTCCCTTGTGGTACTGGCTGCTTACATTCATCTGA
- a CDS encoding methyl-accepting chemotaxis protein yields the protein MLRKMTIKVRILLLICCIVVFTAGFTLAFLDGVNKVKDVGVDFATKAMLEGENSKIEVSTKAMAESIAAAIADVPDENAKIEIIRKLVDKIRFESDKSGYFFVYNKTTNISLPPNHSLQGKDLSHLKDPNGVQLVVELNKLAHNGGGFLTYIWPKPGKGDQPKLSYATLIPGTDMWIGTGVYLDNVNDKKLDITNQIEDIVSSYVWIIGSAILGIFAVVILPFCLLIVRSIIQPLHEALELADSVAAGDLTQDISSEYQDEPGRLTASLGVMVRRLRQIVGQAKDGADQVASGSSEVTSSATSLADGANRQAASVEEVSASMEEMIGQISRNTENATQTERMAHQTALDAQKGGDTVMEAVHSIKNIAEKISIIEEIARQTNLLALNAAIEAARAGEAGKGFAVVAAEVRKLAERSGAAAAEIGELSTSTLAKADEAGAMLTRMVPDIRKTADLVQEISAASTEQNAGAQEINKAIQELDSVIQQNAGASEELAATAKEFTSQAGQLQQAMQYFTIDSRSASRPRPKAVQHMADRAGTTRTKVSRPTQAQLPPARPQATDDGGLDLDMDMDDQDFERF from the coding sequence ATGCTCAGAAAAATGACCATCAAAGTACGTATTTTATTACTGATATGCTGCATCGTCGTCTTTACGGCCGGGTTTACCCTAGCCTTCCTGGACGGTGTGAACAAAGTCAAGGACGTCGGTGTCGACTTCGCCACAAAGGCCATGCTCGAGGGGGAGAACAGCAAAATCGAAGTCTCCACCAAGGCCATGGCGGAAAGCATCGCCGCTGCCATCGCCGATGTGCCCGACGAAAACGCCAAGATCGAAATCATCCGCAAGCTGGTGGATAAAATCCGCTTTGAAAGCGACAAGTCGGGCTACTTCTTCGTCTACAACAAGACGACCAACATTTCCCTGCCTCCGAACCACTCCCTGCAGGGCAAGGATCTGAGCCATCTCAAGGACCCCAACGGCGTGCAGCTGGTCGTCGAGCTGAACAAGCTGGCTCATAACGGCGGCGGGTTCCTGACCTATATCTGGCCCAAGCCCGGCAAGGGCGACCAGCCCAAGCTTTCTTACGCCACGCTCATCCCCGGCACCGACATGTGGATCGGTACCGGCGTGTACCTCGACAACGTGAACGACAAGAAGCTGGACATCACGAACCAGATCGAAGACATCGTTTCCAGCTACGTCTGGATTATCGGCAGCGCCATCCTCGGCATCTTCGCCGTGGTCATCCTGCCCTTCTGTCTGCTCATCGTGCGTTCCATCATCCAGCCTCTGCACGAAGCGCTGGAACTGGCTGACAGTGTTGCCGCGGGCGACCTGACTCAGGACATTTCCTCCGAATACCAGGACGAACCCGGCAGGCTGACCGCCTCCCTGGGGGTTATGGTTCGCCGCCTGCGGCAGATTGTGGGCCAGGCCAAGGACGGGGCGGACCAGGTGGCCTCGGGCAGTAGCGAAGTGACCAGCTCGGCCACGTCCCTGGCCGATGGCGCCAACCGCCAGGCCGCGTCCGTGGAAGAAGTCTCCGCTTCAATGGAAGAAATGATCGGCCAGATCAGCCGCAATACGGAGAACGCCACCCAGACCGAGCGCATGGCTCACCAGACGGCTCTGGACGCGCAAAAGGGCGGAGACACCGTCATGGAAGCCGTCCACTCCATCAAGAACATCGCCGAAAAGATCTCCATCATCGAGGAGATCGCCCGGCAGACCAACCTCCTGGCCCTGAACGCGGCCATCGAGGCGGCTCGCGCAGGCGAGGCGGGCAAGGGATTCGCCGTGGTTGCCGCCGAGGTGCGCAAGCTGGCGGAACGAAGCGGCGCAGCGGCGGCCGAGATCGGCGAGCTGTCCACCTCCACCCTGGCCAAGGCCGACGAAGCCGGAGCCATGCTGACCCGCATGGTGCCCGACATCCGCAAGACCGCCGATCTGGTCCAGGAAATCTCGGCGGCCAGCACCGAGCAGAACGCCGGAGCTCAGGAAATCAACAAGGCCATCCAGGAGCTGGACAGTGTCATCCAGCAGAACGCCGGGGCCTCCGAAGAGTTGGCGGCGACGGCCAAGGAATTCACTTCCCAGGCCGGTCAGCTTCAGCAGGCCATGCAGTACTTCACCATCGACTCCCGTTCGGCCTCCCGTCCCAGGCCCAAGGCGGTCCAACACATGGCCGACCGCGCCGGAACCACCCGGACCAAGGTCTCCCGTCCCACGCAGGCACAACTGCCGCCGGCAAGGCCGCAGGCAACCGATGACGGCGGACTCGACCTGGACATGGATATGGACGACCAGGATTTCGAACGGTTCTAG